Proteins encoded by one window of Blautia faecicola:
- a CDS encoding GNAT family N-acetyltransferase — MIIRTATIDDLPQIAAVESECFPPAEAATKEEFADRLIHYANHFWLMFDEQNDNKLVAFVDGFVTNEPDLTDEMYEKASMHDESGAWQMIFGVNTIPAYRRRGLAGELLERAIEDARKQGRKGLVLTCKDALIHYYAKFGFQNEGVTDKSVHGDAVWNQMRLTF, encoded by the coding sequence ATGATAATCAGAACTGCAACCATAGATGATCTGCCACAGATCGCCGCCGTAGAGTCCGAGTGCTTCCCACCGGCCGAAGCCGCCACAAAAGAGGAATTCGCCGACCGCCTTATTCATTACGCCAACCATTTCTGGCTGATGTTCGACGAGCAAAATGACAACAAACTGGTTGCGTTCGTCGACGGTTTTGTCACCAACGAACCGGATCTGACGGATGAAATGTATGAAAAAGCTTCCATGCACGACGAAAGCGGTGCCTGGCAGATGATTTTCGGGGTGAATACAATCCCGGCTTATCGAAGACGCGGGCTGGCAGGAGAACTGCTGGAGCGGGCGATCGAAGATGCCAGAAAACAGGGAAGGAAGGGTCTGGTGCTGACCTGCAAAGATGCATTGATCCATTATTATGCAAAATTCGGTTTCCAAAATGAAGGAGTAACAGACAAATCTGTCCACGGCGATGCTGTCTGGAATCAGATGCGCCTGA
- a CDS encoding sulfite exporter TauE/SafE family protein, with translation MSILLTVIVTFFAGMGAGLGTGFAGMSAAAVISPMLITFLGMDPYMAVGIALSSDVLASAVSAYTYGKNKNLDIKNGLIMMVTVLLFTIVGSYVSSLVPSTTMGNFSVFMTFLLGIKFILRPVMTTKEAMAQVSAKKRAIQSVICGVMIGFICGFIGAGGGMMMLLILTSVLGYELKTAVGTSVFIMTFTALTGAVSHFAIGGTPDWTVWILCVVFTFLWARIAAVFANKATPKTLNRATGVILVVLGVAVMAFSVLG, from the coding sequence ATGAGTATTTTACTGACAGTAATTGTTACATTTTTTGCAGGTATGGGTGCAGGTCTCGGGACCGGATTTGCCGGCATGAGTGCGGCGGCGGTCATCAGCCCGATGCTGATCACATTCTTGGGAATGGATCCCTACATGGCAGTGGGAATCGCATTGTCCTCGGATGTGCTGGCAAGTGCCGTATCCGCATATACTTATGGGAAGAATAAGAATCTCGATATAAAAAATGGTCTGATCATGATGGTTACCGTGTTGTTGTTTACCATAGTGGGAAGTTACGTTTCCAGCCTGGTACCGTCCACAACGATGGGAAATTTCTCCGTCTTCATGACCTTTCTGCTCGGTATCAAATTCATCCTTCGCCCGGTCATGACTACAAAAGAAGCCATGGCACAGGTGTCTGCGAAAAAACGTGCGATTCAGTCTGTGATCTGCGGAGTGATGATCGGCTTTATCTGCGGATTTATCGGTGCCGGTGGCGGTATGATGATGCTTCTGATCCTGACATCCGTTCTCGGATATGAATTGAAAACAGCCGTGGGAACCAGTGTATTTATCATGACGTTCACCGCCCTCACCGGAGCCGTATCCCACTTTGCCATCGGCGGCACACCAGACTGGACAGTATGGATCCTGTGTGTGGTCTTTACCTTCCTCTGGGCAAGAATCGCAGCCGTATTTGCCAATAAAGCAACGCCAAAGACTCTGAACCGTGCTACAGGAGTGATCCTGGTGGTGTTGGGAGTTGCGGTTATGGCGTTTTCGGTGTTGGGATAG
- a CDS encoding MarR family winged helix-turn-helix transcriptional regulator has translation MISIEYIHKLLDVYNQLCRPLCQQTGIPQTSLDILMFLKNNPQYKNAADIVKIRGIKANLVSIHVERLVQEGYLERREVPGDRRKTELICTRKAEHVWRQGCEIQKTFIETLFSGVPAESRKIFEQVMEQTEENLNTYQKENKKK, from the coding sequence ATGATAAGCATTGAGTATATACATAAATTGCTGGATGTCTATAATCAGCTGTGCCGACCGTTATGCCAGCAGACCGGCATTCCGCAGACATCCCTGGATATCCTGATGTTCCTGAAAAATAATCCGCAGTATAAAAATGCCGCAGATATTGTAAAGATCCGCGGGATCAAGGCGAATCTGGTATCCATCCATGTGGAACGGTTGGTGCAGGAAGGATATCTCGAACGCCGGGAGGTTCCGGGCGACCGGAGAAAGACAGAACTAATCTGTACCCGGAAAGCGGAGCATGTCTGGAGACAGGGATGTGAGATTCAGAAAACATTTATCGAAACCTTATTTTCCGGTGTGCCTGCGGAGTCCAGAAAGATCTTTGAACAGGTGATGGAACAGACAGAGGAAAATCTGAATACATATCAAAAGGAGAACAAAAAGAAATGA